In Bacillus sp. Cs-700, one genomic interval encodes:
- a CDS encoding acyl-CoA thioesterase, which translates to MNNELENNHMKSTNESRTAKATVVNPTHTNIHGTLFGGQLMAFIDDVALISATRHSRRPCVTASTDSVDFLHPIHQGDIVCLESMVTWTHKTSMEVFVKAIAEKMFTGERHVCATALLTFVALDEEGNPVEVPGVYPETEEEKFLNETAAERKELRRGRKGESRKLAREFGTPKPWDATQFTGV; encoded by the coding sequence ATGAACAATGAATTAGAAAATAACCACATGAAGTCAACGAATGAGTCTAGGACCGCGAAAGCGACAGTCGTTAACCCAACTCATACGAATATTCATGGAACGTTATTTGGAGGTCAATTAATGGCGTTTATTGATGATGTTGCTCTTATTTCAGCAACTCGTCATTCAAGAAGACCTTGTGTGACAGCTTCAACCGATTCGGTCGATTTTCTTCATCCAATTCATCAGGGAGACATCGTCTGTCTAGAATCAATGGTAACGTGGACACACAAAACATCAATGGAAGTGTTTGTGAAAGCTATTGCGGAGAAAATGTTCACCGGTGAACGTCATGTTTGTGCAACAGCGCTTCTAACATTTGTTGCTCTTGATGAAGAAGGCAACCCTGTTGAAGTACCCGGTGTTTATCCTGAAACGGAAGAAGAAAAATTCTTGAATGAAACAGCTGCTGAACGTAAAGAACTTCGTAGAGGAAGAAAGGGCGAAAGTCGAAAATTAGCGCGTGAATTTGGAACGCCAAAACCGTGGGATGCTACCCAATTCACTGGGGTATAA
- a CDS encoding S41 family peptidase, whose translation MKIQGKVVALLVLIALVIGSGGTYAAFTLFQDEPEGSAQSLKLGSGNEIESEELTKINKAYELIKDRYVSDIDQKDLLDGAIKGMVDTLEDPYSVYMDPKTAEQFSQSLGSSFEGIGAEVNMTDGRVTIVSPYKDSPAEKAGLRPNDKIMTIDGESTEGLDLYDAVLKIRGEKGTVVTLGVQRPGASEVMTVEVTRDEIPIETVHADTIKENGKTIGVLQVTSFSEDTAKSFSKELEKLEDQGIDGLVLDVRNNPGGLLNVVSDMAEELIPNDKPYVQIEDREGEKQGSVSSLEEKKDYPIVGLIDRGSASAAEILAGALKEAGGYDLVGESSFGKGTVQSTVDLGDGSNIKLTMFKWLTPDGNWIHKEGIEPTVEAKQPDYFYVNPLSSEKTLSFDQNNEQVESAQVMLKGLGFEPGRTDGYFSDKTVTAVKAFQRSNDLNVSGKIDEKTAQKLQENIIDSIRNPDNDVQLETAVELLTK comes from the coding sequence ATGAAGATACAGGGGAAAGTTGTGGCTTTGCTTGTCTTGATCGCCCTGGTTATCGGTTCAGGTGGTACATATGCAGCCTTTACGCTATTTCAGGACGAGCCTGAAGGAAGCGCTCAATCTTTAAAGCTTGGATCAGGAAATGAAATAGAGTCAGAAGAGCTAACGAAAATTAATAAAGCATATGAGTTAATTAAAGATCGCTATGTGAGCGATATTGATCAGAAAGATCTGTTAGATGGAGCTATAAAGGGAATGGTGGATACGCTAGAAGATCCTTATTCTGTTTATATGGATCCAAAGACAGCTGAGCAATTTAGTCAATCGCTTGGTTCCTCTTTTGAAGGAATTGGAGCAGAAGTGAATATGACGGATGGAAGAGTCACCATTGTATCCCCTTATAAAGACTCTCCAGCAGAAAAAGCAGGTCTTCGTCCAAACGATAAAATAATGACAATTGATGGCGAAAGCACTGAGGGTCTGGATTTATATGATGCTGTTTTAAAAATACGTGGTGAAAAAGGAACGGTCGTTACACTGGGTGTTCAGCGTCCTGGGGCTTCAGAAGTGATGACGGTGGAAGTGACTCGTGACGAGATTCCAATTGAAACAGTCCATGCGGACACCATCAAAGAAAATGGAAAGACAATTGGTGTCTTACAAGTAACGTCCTTTTCAGAAGACACTGCTAAAAGTTTCTCTAAAGAATTAGAAAAGCTCGAAGATCAGGGAATCGACGGTCTTGTCCTGGATGTTCGAAATAATCCGGGGGGTCTTTTGAATGTTGTTTCGGATATGGCTGAGGAGCTTATTCCGAATGATAAACCATATGTTCAAATAGAAGATCGAGAGGGTGAGAAGCAGGGATCAGTTTCTTCGCTTGAAGAGAAAAAAGACTATCCAATCGTAGGACTTATTGATCGTGGTAGTGCTTCAGCTGCTGAAATACTTGCTGGTGCGCTGAAAGAAGCGGGTGGCTATGATTTGGTCGGTGAGTCTTCATTTGGTAAAGGAACGGTTCAATCGACGGTCGACCTTGGAGATGGTAGCAACATTAAATTAACGATGTTTAAATGGTTAACGCCTGATGGTAATTGGATTCATAAAGAAGGAATTGAGCCTACAGTTGAGGCGAAACAGCCTGATTACTTCTATGTTAATCCATTATCTTCTGAAAAAACACTATCGTTTGATCAGAACAATGAACAAGTGGAATCTGCTCAAGTGATGTTAAAAGGACTTGGGTTTGAACCAGGTCGAACAGATGGCTACTTCAGTGATAAAACAGTTACAGCTGTAAAAGCTTTTCAACGTTCGAATGATCTAAATGTATCGGGTAAAATAGACGAAAAGACGGCTCAAAAACTTCAGGAGAATATTATTGATTCCATTCGCAATCCTGATAACGATGTGCAGCTCGAAACAGCAGTTGAGCTTCTTACGAAATAA
- a CDS encoding PDZ domain-containing protein, with the protein MDTIGLSILKGIISFFLHPLTYITIIGAFLLGRSRVKRDRRDFHTRVHDVLDDVVFAVVPCLIIGAAFFILNLFLGLTVPFSTTIAMSIAALLLLITGQIRFLSPAFVMILPVFAALFYTPRDLGNSTLNRMQEGIGSVSFVALALLVGLLVFIEGYLIATNAGKQTSPRLVESKRGKIVGSHEMQRLWLLPLFLFLPVGNVETLSWWPLLDFGNESYAFLLLPFPIGFRKLIHHALPLPEMKTNGRQVALLGAGTVILGMISYFLDNEWVALAAIGLVMVGRAGILLLHRGKNKPAYFNERNEGLVILGILPGSPADQMSLQVGEVISKVNGLSLGKGVDFYTALQRNAAFCKLEVLDTNGEIRFEQKALYNNTHHELGLLFVKENRFEDQEEAQ; encoded by the coding sequence ATGGACACTATTGGCCTATCTATACTTAAAGGGATTATAAGTTTTTTTCTCCATCCCCTTACGTATATTACAATCATCGGAGCATTTCTTCTTGGAAGGTCACGGGTGAAACGTGACCGTAGAGATTTTCATACGAGAGTCCACGATGTTCTAGATGACGTTGTGTTTGCTGTTGTACCTTGTTTAATCATTGGAGCTGCATTTTTCATCCTTAATCTTTTCTTAGGTCTAACAGTTCCTTTCAGTACGACGATCGCCATGAGCATCGCTGCATTGTTACTTTTAATAACAGGACAAATTCGGTTTTTGTCTCCAGCTTTTGTGATGATTCTTCCGGTTTTTGCGGCGTTGTTTTATACACCGCGTGATCTTGGCAATAGCACCCTGAATAGGATGCAAGAAGGGATTGGATCTGTTTCGTTTGTAGCGCTTGCCCTTTTAGTTGGGCTTCTAGTCTTTATCGAAGGGTACTTAATTGCTACGAACGCCGGGAAGCAGACATCTCCTAGACTTGTTGAAAGTAAGCGTGGGAAGATTGTAGGATCCCATGAAATGCAGAGGTTATGGCTTTTACCATTGTTTCTTTTTCTTCCGGTAGGTAATGTTGAAACTCTTTCTTGGTGGCCACTTCTGGATTTCGGTAACGAGAGCTATGCCTTTCTTCTCCTTCCGTTCCCAATCGGTTTTCGAAAACTTATTCACCATGCGCTACCGCTTCCAGAAATGAAAACTAACGGTAGACAGGTTGCTCTTCTTGGCGCTGGAACAGTGATCCTTGGTATGATCAGTTATTTTCTGGACAACGAGTGGGTCGCTTTAGCTGCGATTGGCCTAGTCATGGTAGGACGAGCTGGCATATTACTTCTTCATCGTGGCAAAAACAAGCCTGCCTATTTCAATGAGCGAAATGAAGGATTAGTCATTTTAGGAATCCTTCCGGGGTCTCCAGCCGATCAAATGAGTTTACAGGTTGGTGAAGTAATTTCAAAAGTAAATGGTCTTTCATTAGGGAAAGGCGTTGACTTTTATACTGCACTTCAACGGAATGCCGCATTTTGTAAATTAGAGGTTCTCGACACTAATGGAGAGATAAGGTTCGAACAAAAAGCCCTTTATAACAATACACATCATGAACTTGGTTTATTGTTCGTAAAAGAAAATCGCTTTGAGGATCAGGAAGAAGCTCAATAA